Proteins encoded within one genomic window of Sminthopsis crassicaudata isolate SCR6 chromosome X, ASM4859323v1, whole genome shotgun sequence:
- the AWAT1 gene encoding acyl-CoA wax alcohol acyltransferase 1, whose amino-acid sequence MSSRWQCNTSFIGRGLAICQWHLTYLTIFWILLPAFFYLLFTPFWPLPALYVAWLVLDWKTPEQGGRRSAWVQNWQVWTMLRDYFPIELLKTKDLSPEHNYIMGVHPHGILTFGAFCNFCTEATNFSATFPGITPYLATLSWFFKIPFIREYLMAKGVCPVSQPAIDYMLSKKGLGNLVGIVIGGVGEALQSFPNSTSLFIKKRKGFVRTALRHGAHLVPTFTFGETEVYHQVLFPEGSRMRRFQNWFHSFWGFYFCIFYGRGFFQDFWGLLPLPKPIITIVGEPIMVPKMENPSQEIVEKYHTLYMEALRKLFDDHKTQYGSSKTQELLFL is encoded by the exons ATGTCCTCCCGCTGGCAATGTAACACCAGCTTCATCGGCCGGGGCCTTGCGATCTGTCAGTGGCACCTGACTTACTTGACCATAT TCTGGATCTTACTGCCTGCCTTTTTCTACCTGCTGTTCACTCCTTTCTGGCCTCTGCCTGCACTCTATGTGGCCTGGCTTGTCCTGGACTGGAAGACGCCCGAGCAAG GTGGCAGGCGTTCAGCCTGGGTACAGAACTGGCAAGTCTGGACCATGCTCCGAGATTACTTCCCCATTGAG CTCCTGAAGACTAAGGACCTGAGCCCAGAGCACAACTACATCATGGGTGTTCATCCCCATGGCATCCTGACCTTCGGGGCTTTCTGCAACTTTTGCACTGAGGCCACGAACTTCTCCGCCACCTTCCCCGGCATCACACCCTACCTGGCCACACTCTCCTGGTTCTTCAAGATCCCCTTTATTAGGGAATACCTCATGGCTAAAG GTGTGTGCCCGGTGAGTCAGCCCGCCATTGACTACATGTTGTCCAAGAAAGGCCTTGGGAATCTGGTGGGCATTGTCATCGGGGGCGTTGGCGAGGCTCTGCAGAGCTTTCCTAACAGCACCTCCCTGTTCATCAAGAAGCGCAAAGGGTTCGTACGCACAGCCCTCCGGCACGG GGCTCACTTGGTCCCGACTTTCACCTTTGGGGAGACAGAAGTCTACCACCAGGTGCTGTTCCCTGAGGGCAGCCGTATGCGCCGATTCCAGAACTGGTTTCATAGTTTCTGGGGTTTTTACTTTTGTATCTTCTATGGACGTGGCTTCTTCCAGGACTTCTGGGGACTCCTGCCACTCCCCAAGCCCATCATCACCATCG TTGGGGAGCCTATAATGGTCCCCAAGATGGAGAATCCGAGCCAAGAGATAGTGGAAAAGTACCACACCCTATACATGGAAGCCCTGCGGAAGTTGTTCGATGATCACAAGACCCAGTATGGAAGCTCAAAGACCCAGGAGCTGTTGTTCCTTTGA